In the Ochotona princeps isolate mOchPri1 chromosome 14, mOchPri1.hap1, whole genome shotgun sequence genome, ttttgctttttctcttcctgGAGGCTTCGTCGTCATCCCCACTCATCTGCAGAGAGAAGATAGACATGGTGCAGTCAGCGGCAGGGCCTGGAACCCGAACAGGAGAGGCGCAGGGGCCGGACTgctcctgctgccagccaggTGCCCAGAGCATCCACCCTGGAAAGAACAAGTGAGGGAGGAAGACCCATTACTGGGAACCAGCCTCCAGCCTCAGGGGACCTCCTCAGGACCCATGTAGGACCCTGGCCTGTGGGGCAGAAGCCATGTGCGACAGCACTGTCATCcatcagcagtggcagcagcaggtaGGATGTCTGGACAGTCACTGCCCCTCTGCCTCTATTCCTTAACTTCCAAAAATGCAGTCAAGATGATTCACTTGGGGCTCAGGGTAGGACGTGCATCATTCCATGGGTGGAGAGCACCTCTCCTGCCTTCATACTTCACAACTCTCCATGGCTCCCCAGTACCCTGGGGACAACGGCTAGACTCCAAGCAATGACAGTACATGCCGTCTGAGGGTCTGGGGGGAAAAAAGGGCCAGGTTTCAAAATAtctatttgtttacttacttagCTTAAGAAGCAGGTGGAGATGACAAAGAGGCCTCCCATcgactgttttactccccaaatgcccaggatCTGGGAAACTCAATCCGGGGAGCCCCCAAGGGTGGCAGAGAACATGAACCCTTAAGCTATCGTTGTGGCCACCCAGGgtatacatcagcaggaaactggagtcaggagcgaaGCTAAGACTCGAacccagcactccaacatgggatgcaggcatccaaagcCGCAGCTTAAACACAAGGCCAGATGCCTGTCCCAGAAAGTCCCATTTACAAATGTTCCAAGTCCCTCTGCTCTCTGGCCCCTAGGCGAGCTCTGCAGACAGCCAGCCCCTAGgtgctctctgctctctgcagcccagtccagcccagcccctgggcgctctctgcagcccagcccagcccagcccctgggcGCTCTCTGCAGTGGGTCTCTACGCAGCCCCACCACAGAGACTTCCTCCACCACCTTCCAACCTAACAATGCCTTCAGGGGCTTAGGGGAACTGCTCCTGTAGATGCTTTCTGTGGCTCTCTTCCTCGCTTTCCTCCTAAGGACCCAACTTCAGGTAATACCTAGGCCTCAGATGAGCAGTGCAAATGCCTTCTTCCCCGGAAAGCTCTCCTTGACCCCTGGAACAAAGGTGTGCCCCTTCAGCTCTCTTGTGTCCCCACCACACCCACAATGGCTTGTTCCAAATTCGCCTCTGCTACTTGGCTGTGGATCCCCATGGGCAAGGTCTCTAGTCGGTCAACAGTAAATGTAAGTCAAATGCATTGATGGGCTGGATGCCTGGATTGGGCAGGGGAAGCAGACTTGGAGAGACGAGTTATGAGACCACTACACTACTGATACAGAGGGCTGCAACTCCACAGCAGCCCACGGCTTCCactccgccccctgccctggctgtggtcAGTGCCTGGCTACCTTCTGGAAGAGCAGTCTCTCCTCCAGACCACTCCAGCTGCTGCCATCTCTCTGCAGGCTGGCCCGcctccctggctctgcctgaGCCCAGGTGTCGTCCTCCAGGGCAGACCCAGGGCCCTGGCAATGCTACCCCAGCATAGGAGCCCAGAAAATATGTGGAGATGACAGAAGATCCTGTGTTCCAGACAGCACAGAAAGCCACCAGGGCTGGCACGGTAGACTCACCGTGACACCCATGCTCAGGGGCTAGCAAGTGGCCATAGTGGGGCACCCACCCAAGGATGGGTAGTTGAATGGATAGATAGATGCATGGTACCTTCTTCCACTGATCCATCTATAGACGACACCCTGGAATGGAAATAACCCAGGTGCTCACTCCTAGTAACTCCATTATGTGAAGAGGATCAGAGACGTTAAGGTCTGAAGTCAAGGCCAGTGTTTCTCCACCAGAGGACACTGTTCCTCAGAGGCAAGGACAGGGACAGTGTGGACATTTCTAAGGAAAGATTGGGAGGTGAGGGCGGAGAAAGTGCCGCTTGCCTGAGAACGCTGCCCCGGCGAAGttataaacacacatatgtgGACGTGCACATGGAGGCACACCCCACCTGGGTGAGGCCTGCTCCACTGACCCGAGATGTGTCCCAGGCTCTCGGCTTCCGTTTTTGTAGCAATAGCAAAGTTCTGGCGATGGCCACCTTCTAAGGGGGGGTGAGGGGTGTCCTGCTAAAAGATTCACCAGGATAAAGTCCCAGCCCTGTCCTCTGTAAAAGTGTGGTGTTCTTTGTCCAGGCGCCTGCAGCAGCTTAAAACCCCCACCCGTGGGAAAGTGCCTACAGGCACTCAGCTTCCTCCCATTCTAACCTCGGCTTCCGCACTTTATGGGCCCCACACAATGGGCCTGGGGGCCACTCCCCGCCCTGCCCACCGGCCCCAGCCTAAGTTCTGCTGGGAAAACAGGCTCTTCCTTctatggctgggagcagaccATCTTCAGCAGGTCCTGGCCCAAGCTGAAgcagcctgggagaacagtcaggCCGCAGGGATATCCCCGTCCGGTAGCCAGGGGCGCCTGTGCACCAGGAAGATGAGTGACTGAGAAGGAATGACTGGTCTGGTTCGCGGCCCTAGGGACACGCCAGGTCTGCTAGGAGTTTGTCATCCCAGCCTTAGAAGGAGCCAGAGGTGTTCAAGGTTCCACCTGCCCATAGCATCTCTGAACATTCTCCTTCCACTGTTCCCCTCACTTGGTGCCCCTGGCCCACCGAAAGGCCATGGAGGGGAGCCCGGAAGCAGCCACCCGCCCCTCTTCAGTCCAGGCAGAAGGCCCTGGAGCCTGTGGCCTCAGCCAGCACCCCCTCTCCCCAGGGACCCGGCACTCCTGGCCTCTCAGAATTATGATTAGAATCTTACCGTCATTATAACTATAATTACCACAGTGATGAGGGTGCAGATTCTAAACTGCCCGGCTTGGCATCCTGGCTCGTTCGTTAGCTAATTGCCCTCTGCTCAGCCACAtgccctctctgtgtctgttttagCTGGAAATTAAAGCCACTCATGGCCTGCCTCATTGGGACACAGTcggctgtgcccctgtccctgctGTGCTCCACATAGTTGAAGGCACTCAGCAGGTGCTAGCTGTCTCTGCAGTTAGACACTGAGCACTCGCCATATCTCACCTAACCCCTGCACAGCTCTGAGCGATCTGCCCTCTTTCCCCCACTCCACATCTGGTGACCTGCCTGGATTCTCCCAGCTGACTTGTGGTAGAGAATTCTGGGTCCTGCTCCAGAGCTGGGCCCTTGTATACAAGTGGGGTCCCAGTCCTCACCTGGCCACAGAGGCCACCAGCCATGCTGCAGCTGCCCTTAAAGGGTGCAGTCTAGCAGACACAGGAAGTAACTCCACTCTGGCTCTTAAAAAATCTGATGCTTAAAGGTCTTGAAGGTGTTGGTGCTAGAAGGCATTTGGGAGTCCCCTTGTCTGACCCAACTGCCTCCTCCACCATTCCTGTTCCCCAACTGTCAGTTTCTGGAGGTGGGGGATCAGAAAGCACCGTCAGGGAAGGGCCTCACTGTTGGAGAATGGCCAGACAAGACTGGGCTGGAATATTCCATGACAGCAGCCGGGGCCCTCCTGGGTTTCCCTGactacccccccccccaacacacacacacacacacacacacactcacattcttAGTGCCTCTCcccggctccccacccccacgcaGACCTGGGATTCCCCCACTAGCCTccaggggtctggcagcagggagAGTCAGGAGACAACCCAATTCAGCACCAAGGACCAGCCCCGCCTGGATTGACTCCTGGTGACCTAGGGGGCTTCCTGGGGTCGAGCTCAGGGGACCCAGCAGAGCAATTCTAAGACCTGTCTGGTGTCCCACACTCCGACTTGTGACAAGTCACTCAGGATACATGGCTCTGCTGACCGCTCACCCTGGTTCCTTGGTAGCATGAGGTGGGTAGGGCAGAGCCACGGGGGTGTGCACCGGGTATGACCAATGTCCAGCTCTGCTCGCTGAGTGGCCAGGGACAATCTTCCTCCCACTGCTGCGGGACCGCTGGTCCCGCCTTGTGGTGACACCGTGCAGGCTGGCAGCTGAGCTGTCATCACAATGGCCCCTGCTCTCCCTGTTCCTCTGCTTCAGCAGCTGAAGCACcgtgtgccaggcactgccacAAACACCCCAGCCAGCGCAGGTTACTTCCTCTTCCAGGTAACCTAGGAGGGAGGTACTCTGGCCACACCCTCTTCACCAGCCAGGTGGCTGAGGctcaggaggaggaaagacacttGCCCAGGGCCCACTGCTATGTGGGGGAGGCAACAAGGCCAAGAACTTGTCCTGTCCAGACTTCCTCTGTTCTTAACAAGGTGCATGTCTTGGAGCAGGTGTTGTGGGGCAGGAGCTAAGCTGCTATGTGCAACATCCACATCACACAGCAGAGGGTCTGGGATAAAGTGCCCAGCCTGTGTTtctaatcaagcttcctgctaatgcacacggaCAGGTGGCAGTGAGGGTCCAGCactggggtccctgtcacccgcatgggacacctggatggagttcctgcctcctggaccGGCTGCagctcatgtgggcactgggagAATGAAGCAGTCTCTTTTCCtggtctctttctttgttgctctgcctttcaaacagataagcttaaaaaaaaaagtctggtttcctttataaaaaaaatggtTTCTTGGTGAAGCTGACAGCTTGGAGGGAGCAGGTGTGAACGACAAGGACTCAGGACCAGGTCAGGGGAAGTCGCACAGAAGGGCGGCCGCCACAGAGCTAGAGGCAAGCTCTGAggtccctgccagctctgctggcCACTCATGCCTGAGAAAGGAAGTGGCAGGCCAAGAGGCGGCAGGGGGGATGGGGGAAGGAGGGCAGTGGGGAGCTCGGTGACCCAAAGGAGGAAGCTGAGACAGGAGGGGGccgctgctgtcccaggaggTAGAAATATCTGTCCCAGAAACAGAGCTGGGGAACTGCACAGAAGTGCAACGGTGAATATGTGTAGATGTAGCAAGGGGGCGAGGCAGGGGGAACAGAACTGTTGGAGGGAGTCCTGGGGGGAGAGAGCCCAGGAGGCTCAAGGCAGGGTGGGGCCCTGGCCACACTCTCTAGAGGGCAGTGAAGCTGAGGCCTTGCCTGGTAGGTTTCTGACTCCTCTGTAGCACCTGCCTCAAGTGATGGTCTCAGAGGTGGCATTGAAATTTCACAGCCCCTTTCAGGAGCAGGTGTCTTCCCGAATGCCATGTCTACCCCACTACTTGGTGGCTAAGACACCACAAAGGCTGCTCAGCCATGTCCCCACCCAGCAGCAAGTATGCCAGCACCAGGCCTGGAGCAAGGAATGGCAGTGGTGGCAAGGGTGGGTGTGGGAGTAATGCTGTGCTTCTGCCATCCCTGCTCTTTAAGGGGCTAGCGTCTGCCTCAGTCTATCTACTGTAAAACCTTCAAGGCCACATGGCTGGGCAGGGTTGGAGTGGGTGGGGGGCTGTCCCCTGGGCCAGGATTTCTCCTGATTGCTAAAgggagctgcacctgctgggcctgaCCACCCTCACCTGTTGTGAGGCCAGAGCTGATGTTCCATAAATACCTTGCCCCGGCCACCCTGCTGATATAAGAGCAGGATCCACTCTGCCCCAGGGGACCTGTACCAACATCCCTAACACTTACAGGCACCAGCCTGCTCCCACTTGTCTTCAACCACCCAGGGACATGAGTGCTGGTAACCCTCCCCTCGGCCGCCTCCCTTTCCCAGGAAATGCACCTAAGAAGCTCAGAAAGCTGAGAAACTCACCCAAGGCCACAGGGCTAAGTAAGGGACAGAGCCCGCACTCCAAGCGACTGGTGGGCTGCAGACCCCCACACCTGCTCCCCAACCACACAGCGCACAGGCTGGGATCAGCCTCACACATTCCATGGCCTCTgctgcacagggcctggcacccagCAGGAAGGCCATCAACAGGCATCTATTTATAAAgacctgtcccaggcacacagcaTGGTGGTGGTGAGGAGCTCTAGCTCTGGAACCAGATGCTGACTCCACAGCTCAGATTTATAAACTGTAACCAGTCCGGGCGGAGTGAGGCAACCTCCCTGTACCTAAGtttccttatttgtttttttaaaaaaaaaaaagggcacagAAAAACTCTATAGCATAGGGCTGTTGTGAGAATGAGTGGACGGAAAATGCTTAGAATAACGACACAGAAGGAACACCTGCCACTCTCCTTGCTATTGGCTTATGGCATTCTAGATTGGTTGGCCTGAACCAGAGCTAAactgcaacttaaaaaaaatttttcctcagctattttaaaatccaaatgtGTGGTATCCTTGGCTAGGTcacacctgttctgctttctttgGGGACCAGCAGTGGGATGGAGGCAAAACACACCATCTAGAATCCTAAAATGGTGGGTGTAAGTCCAGGCTTTGCCTCCTTGGTTCCTCTGGGCCttggttttttttcctccatccAATAGGTAGAGGCTTCCTTGGTGGGGGTTGGAAGGCTCAGACCCCACAACCCTGGGCCCCTTGGCATCCCTGCACCCAAGCCTTCTTACCTTCCTGTGCCCGGTGAAGAAGAGGGACAGATGGTGCATGGAGCCGCCATTGCGACCCAGCTCCTTCTTGAGGGTGCGGGGTGAAGGGATGGCCCAGGAGGACGTGGTGCCCTCACCATCTGAGCAGTGCAGGGTGGTGTCGGAGGAGAAGCAAGCCCCACGAGCCTCCTGCAGCAGGCTGCCCTCGCTGTGCGTCCGGCGCCTCAGCGAGTTCTGCACCCGCAGCGAGAGACCACCCTCGGCGCCCTGGCCCGTCTCGATCATGCTGCTGCGCTTGGTCCCACTGCGTTCCCCATAGTTGTCATCGCTGGTgtcctcttcctcatcctcctcgCCCTCCTCGCCTTCCTCACCGTCTTCTGCCTCCTCTGCATCCTCCTCCTCATCTGAGCTGCCCCCTTCGGCCCCTGCCCTCTGGCTGTAGGCGCTATCTAGCCGGACCTCCGGGATCACGAAGGCGGGCCTGGAGGTGGCAGGCGGGGTACCAGGGGCTGCTGGTGGGTCCCCAGTGGCAGCTGCGACAGTGGTATTGCTGGTGCTAGGGGTCTGCTCAGCAGGAGCCTCAGCAACCagcggggcagggctgggaggtgggTCTTGGGGTGCAAGGTCCTGGGCAGGGGCTTCCTGGATTGCAGAGGCAGCTTTGCTGAATGGAGGATCCTGGCTGGGAAGGGGCTCCTGACCAACAGTCAGGTCATGGAGGGTTGGGGGGTCCTGGGCTGGAGGGGTGTCCTTGCTTGGTGAGATTTCCTGGCCCGGAGAGGGTTCTGTGCAGGTGGGCATGTCTCCGCTGGATTGGGACTCTGgaccaggagcaggtgcctgtcccACAGATGCGTCCTGGCTGAGGGCTTGGTCTGgctccggaggaggctcctggccatcCTCGCTG is a window encoding:
- the RGS3 gene encoding regulator of G-protein signaling 3 isoform X4; this encodes MLPKCRRWNLATGFCFPRQVSLPSGTWMFEAEADVKREMSSAEGKGPAAEAPPPSEDGQEPPPEPDQALSQDASVGQAPAPGPESQSSGDMPTCTEPSPGQEISPSKDTPPAQDPPTLHDLTVGQEPLPSQDPPFSKAASAIQEAPAQDLAPQDPPPSPAPLVAEAPAEQTPSTSNTTVAAATGDPPAAPGTPPATSRPAFVIPEVRLDSAYSQRAGAEGGSSDEEEDAEEAEDGEEGEEGEEDEEEDTSDDNYGERSGTKRSSMIETGQGAEGGLSLRVQNSLRRRTHSEGSLLQEARGACFSSDTTLHCSDGEGTTSSWAIPSPRTLKKELGRNGGSMHHLSLFFTGHRKMSGDDDEASRKRKSKNLAKDMKTKLGIFRRRNESPGAQPAGKADKMMKSFKPTSEEALKWSESLEKLLLHKYGLAVFQAFLRTEFSEENLEFWLACEDFKKVKSQSKMAAKAKKIFAEYIAIQACKEVNLDSYTREHTKDNLQSVTRGCFDLAQKRIFGLMEKDSYPRFLRSDLYLDLINQKKMSPPL
- the RGS3 gene encoding regulator of G-protein signaling 3 isoform X6, with the translated sequence MFEAEADVKREMSSAEGKGPAAEAPPPSEDGQEPPPEPDQALSQDASVGQAPAPGPESQSSGDMPTCTEPSPGQEISPSKDTPPAQDPPTLHDLTVGQEPLPSQDPPFSKAASAIQEAPAQDLAPQDPPPSPAPLVAEAPAEQTPSTSNTTVAAATGDPPAAPGTPPATSRPAFVIPEVRLDSAYSQRAGAEGGSSDEEEDAEEAEDGEEGEEGEEDEEEDTSDDNYGERSGTKRSSMIETGQGAEGGLSLRVQNSLRRRTHSEGSLLQEARGACFSSDTTLHCSDGEGTTSSWAIPSPRTLKKELGRNGGSMHHLSLFFTGHRKMSGDDDEASRKRKSKNLAKDMKTKLGIFRRRNESPGAQPAGKADKMMKSFKPTSEEALKWSESLEKLLLHKYGLAVFQAFLRTEFSEENLEFWLACEDFKKVKSQSKMAAKAKKIFAEYIAIQACKEVNLDSYTREHTKDNLQSVTRGCFDLAQKRIFGLMEKDSYPRFLRSDLYLDLINQKKMSPPL
- the RGS3 gene encoding regulator of G-protein signaling 3 isoform X5; the protein is MEERSSAFLQSGGRRLDRMFEAEADVKREMSSAEGKGPAAEAPPPSEDGQEPPPEPDQALSQDASVGQAPAPGPESQSSGDMPTCTEPSPGQEISPSKDTPPAQDPPTLHDLTVGQEPLPSQDPPFSKAASAIQEAPAQDLAPQDPPPSPAPLVAEAPAEQTPSTSNTTVAAATGDPPAAPGTPPATSRPAFVIPEVRLDSAYSQRAGAEGGSSDEEEDAEEAEDGEEGEEGEEDEEEDTSDDNYGERSGTKRSSMIETGQGAEGGLSLRVQNSLRRRTHSEGSLLQEARGACFSSDTTLHCSDGEGTTSSWAIPSPRTLKKELGRNGGSMHHLSLFFTGHRKMSGDDDEASRKRKSKNLAKDMKTKLGIFRRRNESPGAQPAGKADKMMKSFKPTSEEALKWSESLEKLLLHKYGLAVFQAFLRTEFSEENLEFWLACEDFKKVKSQSKMAAKAKKIFAEYIAIQACKEVNLDSYTREHTKDNLQSVTRGCFDLAQKRIFGLMEKDSYPRFLRSDLYLDLINQKKMSPPL